TACGTATGGTGCGAGTCTCGAGTTTCAGTCTCCTCCACCCTCTTTGTTCTTAGAAATCGGTTCTTGCTCAGACGGCCGAGGATTCTTAGATTTTTCTGCATAGCAAAACTATGTAAAACTCACAGAGACTCGATCCAGACCGAACCTGTCAAGAAATCGATGGAACCTCTAAAGAAAGTGCAGAAAAACTTTATATTTTCTACACACTCGTACAACCAAGAGCTTCTATTAAATACttcattatttgttaaataaattaatgtgcGTTATGAAGAACACAACTTCTCTAtgtataaaaatacacacatactgacAATCACAGaacctcacacacactctacacacactcttacacacactcttacacacactcttacacacactcttacacacactcttacacacactcttTATTTCTTCCTTTTGATTATTGGTTAAATTTGAAGAAGCAAAAAATGACTtagttaaataaacataaaaaataaaataaatattatctaCCCCTGCATTTATTTTGGATTGGTATGGGGGGTGGACGGATTCCAGCTTGTACACTAAAGGGCCGGGTCACTTGCTCTGTTTAAGGTACCGAAGTTCAGATGTGGAACATCTAACTAAATAGATTTTGAGGGGAATCCAAGCAGAAAGTATTAATAGTTTTTAATGGTTCGTTAAAACTAGTTTTTTTTaagcattattgttattatattttattatataattatttatattattattattatattaattgttattattaaataaatattactgttattattgttactattatttatgtattattattatttaatgttaggaaaaatgtattaaagaaatataaataaaatgtacagtgtattttCTCCTTCAGTCCTAGTTTATTCTTAGAGAGAGAAAAATGATCCAGCTGGTTTTGTTCTGATGAAATCTTTAGCGTTTTTAGTTTTTGCCTCTGAGgactttaaaacattttatgtaGAAGCTTAAACATAAAAGGTCCCGAATAAAACTAATGATCAAAACCACGTGGAGCGACTTTTATATTTGTAGTGATTTTATTTTCTCAGCTTGTATTTGGGtcacatttctaattattctatTAAACCTCAATAAAAAACGAAATCAAAGaattgtgagtgtgagtgtttgGTCCGCTGGTGCATTTTAGAGGACAGAAAAGGTTCCAGTCGGTGCCTAAAAAATCCTCTgatctgttttgttaaaaaaataaaaaatcctaAATGATAAAACAAATGCAGGTCCGTGCGCGCTGACTGTCCGGGgtcaggattttattttattttattttttatttatttatttatttgaatttatCCAAAAGTTTTAGACACCAGACAGAATTTCTATTCTAAATCAGCACCGTGGTTTAGAGACCGCGTGCGCTTACCTGCCGTCGGTGAGCGAGGTCACGTCCAGCCATTCCCCGACCTCGTTCTTCAGGCACGGCGCACCGGGGTACGGGGGCACTCGGCTCAGCATGCCCGCTCCGTGGTACCAGGGCTCGGGCGGGCCGGCGGTCAGCGCGCCGGTACCGAGCCCGGTTCCGCTCCGGTTGTACTCGTACGGGTTGCAGATGAGCGGCGCGTCCAGCGAGTGCGCGCTCGCGACGGTGCACGATGGGGGTCCATATTGCGCACCGGGACCGTACCGGTTCCAGGTCCTGCTCAGGGCTGAGGGGCATTCCGGGACGGTGCTGTGCGACCCAGTGGCCTCGGACTTCACACGGACGTTATAGCGCGGCCAGTAGTAATAATCGTCGGTGTAGCGCTCGTGCTCCGGTGTGGACAGGTCGTCCGGTGGTAGTCGCACGACGGAGGGCTCTGCACGCGCGAAGTTTAGGGAAAAGTGGTGCGGGTGTTGTTCGTACTGGCAGGACGAGACGGTGCTTTCAGCTCTCTCGGTTTCTGAGCCGGTGTGACCGCCGCTGCTTTTGAAAGGCACGAGACCCGCCATAGTGCGTCCGTTGTCGTAGTCGGGATTCTGCGCGTCCCTCGTGGACACGGTGCGATGCGCGCAGTTGTCCATgtgcatcatcatcatcatgaagTCCTCCTCGGTGCTGCCGTGTCTGCCGCCGCCGCCACTTTTTAACATCTCGACCAGTCTTGAGCTCCTGTCGTTGTCCCGTCCGTGCAGCGCGTCCTCCACCTCGTCCTCCTCACGACGCATCCCGCGCTCGTGCACGTGCGCATCCATGGCCAGACCGAGCGACACCGACACGGCTTTGCACAGCTCTCGCGCCGTCTCCGAGAtcgtagtggtggtggtggtggtcgCGGTCGCGTCGGCCACCCTCAAGTCATGCGCGACCGGTTCATCCCCGGTGTCGCGCCGTCTCTGCGGTAGCGCTTTgctcctgctgctgctgttaTTGTTGTCGTCGCTCGGACCGGTGTCCGAGCACAGCAGCTCGCTCAAAGTCGGTTCCGAGGAGGTGATCACGCGCCCTCGCGCTCCTCCAGCACCGGAGCGCCCGTCCCGCGCGTGCTTCCAATCACCGTCCCAGAGCGCGGGTTCTCCCGGAGCGCCGGTGTCTCCTCGGCCGCTGTGGATCACCGTCCGGTACGGAGAGTCGCAAACTCTGCCTAGCCCGAACCGAGCCTCCATAGTCGCTcccacacgcgcacacacgcgcgcgcgcacacacacacacacacgctcacgcACGAGaaagtgtttatgtgtgtatttctATTCTGTCCTTGTActggattgtttttttttcggTGTAAATGTTCCGTTACCGGTGCTGCTACTTCTGCTGCTTCTGCTGCTGCGCTTTCACCGGCTGTCCGGTTCAGAcgtcaaacatcaaacaaacatcaaacactTCTCACGATTTGTTTTTGTTCATCAGGATGAAAAACCTCCAACCGTGACACCGACACCGATCaattaaatacagaaaaaacTTCCCACGACCCCCCAAAACACCGAGAAACACAAAAATCAATTCTACCGACACCCGCCGCACAACCGAGCAACTAAAAGTTCCGATTTAACTCGACCGTGCTGTGCTGAAGTGAGCTGAGGTGAATCCGGAGCCACGGCCTCTCCGGTGTGCGTGTGTTTGGTGGCTGAGTGTGAGGACGAACCGTCTCAGTTCAGTTCCTTTCACTCCGGTGCACTAATGAGGCCAAACCGGATCCGGGGCGGCAGCAGGGTTGCCATGTCAGGATAGATCCCTTCACTCAAAACAGGCCgggaatataatataaaataaattaaattataataaacaaaataatataataaatataatataatataatataatataatataatataatataatataatataatataatataatataatataatataatataataatgattacaacaataataatagtaaaaagttagaaataaacataatatcaataataattattataataaatcataGTTATAAGaattacaataatattaataagaaggcaataataaatataagaataacaataatacatgtaataataatactaatagtaagaacaaacaaaaaattatttGTAGCACATCTTTAAAAAATCGAGAAAAATAGAAACAATCtgaattaatgtaattaattgtagtattttattttatgaatatttatacctttattttataaataaaataaataaatatttattatcgttattttaatgataattATTTTAAACGTTATTActatagtttattattttatatcaaactatacataaaaaataaaattatatcctatcatattttaaaatatattgttaAAAGACAAAATTAGAAAACACTTTATTCTGATGGTACAGCTGGAAAAAGCTGTTGTGATGATACTTGGTCGCCATTTGTACTTTTCTGGGAACTCGTTATTGCATTGGCGGTGAACAAATTTTTTttctcggaggttgcgtggtacagagcggggtttgattagaccacgaaggtagcttggggctggtccatttttggctttgtaggcgagcatcagtgttttaaactgaatgcgtgcagctacaggaagccagtgaagagaacgtagcagtggtgtgatgatgtggcagcagtggtgtgatgatgtggcagcagtggggtgtggggtgatgatgtggcagcagtggtgtgatgatgtggcagcagtggggtgatgatgtggcagcagtggggtgtggggtgatgatgtggcagcagtggggtttggggtgatgatgtggcagcagtggggtgatgatgtggcagcagtggggtgtggggtgatgatgtggcagcagtggggtgtggggtgatgatgtggcagcagtggggtgatgatgtggcagcagtggggtgtggggtgatgatgtggcagcagtggggtgtggggtgatgatgtggcagcagtggggtgatgatgtggcagcagtggggtgatgatgtggcagcagtggggtgatatggcagtgtttgggctggttaaaaaccagacgggcagctgcattctgaatgagctgtaagggttcaCCTTTTAACACAGCAGTGACCTCAAGCATGCAGCCAAAACAGCACTGGAGTCTGAAAATTACACAGAACATCTGTGGAACAACTTGAAGAAGACCAGTCTGACAGAGCCTGAGAGGAACCGCTACGAAGAacgggataaactgcccaaatccaggcgTGTAAAGCTGGTAGAGACGGATCCAGAtactacaaagtattgagtaaaaggtctgaatatttttgtgTATAAATGATTTTCCTTTTTGGTTTTGGGGAGGTTGGATGGTTGAAGCCCCGCGATGGATTGGCGGCCTGTCCAGTCCTGCGCTCACTGATCCCGGGTGAAACCAGATGATGAatatgatccaaaacataactGTGTTATTTAAtcctagatgtgtgtgtgtgtgtgtgtgtgtgtgtgtgtgtgtgtactagaaCCCAACAAGCAGCTCCAGAACATTCCAGACTTTTTCCCAGTGTTctattttttttcattcatgtTTGCTGATTTTTAGTGTTCTGCTCCTCTTCACACCACGTCTGAGTGTTCCGTCGTTCTGTCAGGGTTCTGTCAGGGTTCTTTCAGGGTTCTTTCAGGATGAAGGTCACTGAAGTTCCGGGAACACTAAACCAAATTGTGTATTTAATTCCAGGTATTTATTAGCGAGCGGTGTGATCGGAGGTGCTAAACCCCTGTTAGCGATTCCAGCACGGAGACGCTACAGTAGGAAATAATTAGCTTTATTTGGTGACCCATTTATCTTGGCAAATCCTTCATAGTTTCATAACAGTTCAAAGGTCCCTCAGATGGACTTACAACTTCTAAACCCTTGATGAATTTTCATGAGGGTTCAGGAGGGATTGTTCAGGCAAGAACCACACAAGCACCGTCACCTTTCTTCTATCAGAAACCTTGACTTATCATGTCCCGATACTTTCGCTCCGGTCGTGTTTCCCGtcgatgctcccaccaccgtacttcactGCTGGTCTGATGTTCCCGGGATCATACTTGAACTGCTGCAGTTCACTGCGTTGAACTGGTCTCTGTgtgactgttgttcctgctgcattCAGGTCATCCAGTGACTCCTTTCAAGTGTCTGGCTGGAACAATGCTCGTTTCCTGACAAGATCAGGGTTGAGGTGGGTTCAGAGCATACTCCCAAAACACTGGGTGTGTCATCGTTTTGTTGTTGCATATTTTCTAGCCTCAAGTTTTCAGTATTTGGAACGTTCAAGTGTTCCTTCATTTTCCTGCCCTGTAGGTTGTAGTGCACATTTAGAACATGTTCCTGGGTTCCTGTTgttcaagtgtttcaggtgGTTGCAGGTTCCAGTGTTCTGAAGGTAAAGAACACTAGCCAACTACTGCGGATATCTGAGGATCCAGGGAttaaatctcagcggtgccatcagccagtcgggcgtctgcatGAACATGGACGATTGGCTGTCCGAGGTGggatggctgaaacagcctagctattgggaggtgcactcatcagtgtgctctcagtgcaggtcccaagcccagatagtaATAGGAGGGTTCCATCAGGAACAAGGTTCAACTCAAACTCCCTGCTGGTGTTGGTTTCTCAGTTCCTTCAGTGTCCGAGAGTGTTCCACTCTGAGAACCCTTGAGTGTGTGCGACGTGTTCCTAGATGACGTGCTCCTCAGTTTTTGGTGTTCCTGAGTTCTTCAGCATTCCCTGTTCCCTGGTTTGATGCGAGTGTCGCTCACTGGCCTGCTGTTCAACACAATTCAGCTGCTTattgtgtggtttgggacggaGCCGACAAATTTAGATTGTAAAAACAAACCATTCAGAGGAGATCAGTGGAATTAAAAACGTCCAATCTGgcagcacgcacacacactcactcacacacacacacaccctacataACTCAATGATATCTGATCACATCTGAGTTTCTGCACCTCCGAGCTTTTAAAATGAACATgttaagctgtgtgtgtgtgtgtggggtgtgtgtgtgtgtgtgtgtggggactATGCTTGGTGTGAATTTTCTGTGAGAGGTCCTtgaacacttttatttttttatattcttgttttttttgtggtttGGCAGCGCTGAAGATCATCAAGACGGTACAAGATCAAACAAGAGAGGAGGACGcgatcaacacacacacacacacacacacacacacacacagtagccATACACACTATCACAAATATGCACACagattcacacatacacacactctattattaatacacacacacttacacacactctattattaacacacacacacttacacacactcacacacagattaaagtgtgtgtgttcgcTGCCCAGCTGGATCTGCCGTGTTAAACGATCACGTCTTAACTGAGCGACGGAATGTCAGCAGTGTTCCACATGCTCTTCCTGAGAACTGAAGGAACACGCTGTTCCAGATCTCCGCTGTTCTCCACTTTCCTTTTCCTAGATTTCAGCCGCTCCGACTTTCCAGGGTTTTTCTCTGTGCCACAATCTGCCAACGTCTGCTTTCTGCTCCCTGGTCACCAGAGTTCCCAGTTTGtttctgtgttctgtgtttgtgagCTCTGGTGTTCCCCGGTTTCCCCCGCGGTTAGTGCTCAGTGCTGAACTGTGGTCGTCACTCAGGAGATTCTGGAGCGTTGAGCAGCTACAGGGTtcgaatgagtgagaatataaaacaataaaactttaACATTGTCCCAGGTTTTCTGCACCTACTGTTCAAttctaaaatgaataaaataaaagttctcTTGTGCATTTATATACGAGGGTCCAGAACCAGTCCTGTGTCTCAGACTGTCTGATCAGGTAAATCTGACCCTGGTGACGGTGGGTCCAGGTCCTCCCGAAAACAGCCTGGACAGGGACACCGAGGGGTAAATCTGCCCCAAATCAACCGAGTTTAAATGATCTCTTATTTAAAATTATCAACATTATTCTagaaacaaaaccaaaaaaggATCAGATTGAGGAATCTAGAAAAGATCCGATTTGGGGATCCTGAACGTATCAGATCCAGTAAAAATATCAGATCTGAAAATTTGGAAAAGATCAGATTTAGAAatctagaagaagaagaagaagaagaagaagaaaacagATTTAGGAATCTAGAAAAGatcagattaaaaaaatttaaaaagatgATATTTAGGGATCCTGAACAGATCAGATTGAGGGATCCAGAACAGATCGGATTAAGGGATCCAGAACAGATCAGATTTAGGAATCCTGAACAGATCAGATTGAGGGATCCAGAACAGATCGGATTTAGGAATCCTGAACATatcagattaaaaaaattaaaaaagatgaTATTTAG
The DNA window shown above is from Trichomycterus rosablanca isolate fTriRos1 chromosome 26, fTriRos1.hap1, whole genome shotgun sequence and carries:
- the LOC134303664 gene encoding androgen receptor-like — its product is MEARFGLGRVCDSPYRTVIHSGRGDTGAPGEPALWDGDWKHARDGRSGAGGARGRVITSSEPTLSELLCSDTGPSDDNNNSSSRSKALPQRRRDTGDEPVAHDLRVADATATTTTTTTISETARELCKAVSVSLGLAMDAHVHERGMRREEDEVEDALHGRDNDRSSRLVEMLKSGGGGRHGSTEEDFMMMMMHMDNCAHRTVSTRDAQNPDYDNGRTMAGLVPFKSSGGHTGSETERAESTVSSCQYEQHPHHFSLNFARAEPSVVRLPPDDLSTPEHERYTDDYYYWPRYNVRVKSEATGSHSTVPECPSALSRTWNRYGPGAQYGPPSCTVASAHSLDAPLICNPYEYNRSGTGLGTGALTAGPPEPWYHGAGMLSRVPPYPGAPCLKNEVGEWLDVTSLTDGRLEGAREVFPMEFFFPPQRTCLICSDEASGCHYGALTCGSCKVFFKRAAEGKQKYLCASRNDCTIDKLRRKNCPSCRLKKCFEAGMTLGGKGGFLESRDVTAWWCGGVVAWWRGDVPLYRC